DNA from Acidobacteriota bacterium:
GCTGGTGGTGGTGCTGGCGGTCGCGGCCTTCAGCGGCCTGCTGATGATGCGGCGTCTGGCCGAGCGCGGCGCGATGGATAACCTTACGCTGCGGCGCGACGAACGCATCAACTATGTGCGGCTGCTGATTCAGGAAGCTGTGGCACGGGGCCGGGCGTACGCGCAGGATGCAGCCCTGGTGGCAGCGGTGCAGCATCCGAACGGCGCCATGGCGCGGCTTCGACCGCCGCAGGACTTCAGCTCGGTAACGGTGTATCGCGGTCAGCGGAAGCTGTGGGAGTATGGGACGCCGGTGCAAAGTCCGGAGGCAAGCGTGCCGCTGCCGCTGAGTTCCCCGGCCAAGCTGCTCTGGGAGGGGGAGTTCTTTCTGCGCCAGCGCCTGCCGGTGATGGCGCCGAACCAGCAGAACCAGGTGTTAGGCACGGTGGTGATTGAACAGCCGCGCCCGCTACTGGGAACCATCGGGATGGAGAGCGCGGCATTTGGTTCCAGCGGCGAAGTGGCACTCTGCGGGCTGCCCTCGCTCGACAGCGCCACGCTTGCGTGTTTTCCGACCCGTCTCCGCCAGCAGCCGTATCAACGGCCGGATAGCGATAGCGGCGATGGGTCGGCGCATCCGATGGCACTCGCTCTCGCCGGCAAGGCGGGCATCGTGGACACAATCGATTATCGGGGCGTACGCGTGCTGGCCGCCTATGCACCCGTGCCCGGCATGGGACTCGCGCTGATGGTAAAAATGGACACTCAGGAACTGTACGCTCCCATACGCGATGAGATCAACATTCTGGGACCGGTGTTGCTGCTGCTGGCGGTACTCGGCATTCAACTGCTGCGCTGGAGGGTGCAGCCGGTGGTGAGCGCGCTGGTAGCCAGCCGGAATCAGGTCGCCAGCAGTGAGGCCCGCTTCCGCGCGGCGGCGGAGAGCGGCATGGATCCGTTCTATATCTTTGAAACGGTGCGCTCCGCGGTTACCGGCGGGATTTCGAACTTCCGCCTGATTTACGCCAATCAGCCCGGCGAGACGTTTGCCGGAATCGAGCCTGGGCGCGGAGAAATCCTGGGCCTGGCGTCGGTGCCACAGTTGCAAGCTACCGGCGATGTGCTGTCGAAATTGCAAGCGGTGGTGATGCGCCGCCAGCATTGGGTAGAGGAATTCGCCGTGCCTGGCCGCAAGACCGCAAACGGACCCCAATGGCTGTATTTGCAGGCGGTTCCGCTCGGCGACGGCGTGGCCGTCACCCTCCGCGACATCAGCGAGCGCAAATGGGAGGAGGACCGGCTGCGGGTGATGGCGCAGACCGACGCGCTCACCGGTCTGGCCAACCGGGACGCGTTTCGCAAGCGGCTGGCACACGCCATGGCCAGCTCGCGCCGGCTGCGGCGGCAGGCGCTGCTGGCCGTGCTTTACCTGGATATAGATTATTTCAAGGACATCAACGATACTTACGGCCATACCTTCGGTGACCGCATCCTGCAGGCATTTGCCGCGCGGCTGCAGCGCTCGGTGCGCAGCGCGGATACGGTGGCGCGGCCGGGAGGCGATGAGTTCGCCATCCTGCTGGAAAACATGGAAAGCACGCAGGATGCCGAGCGCGTAGTGGCGGCCATCTTCGCCGCGCTCGAGGATCCCATCCACATCGGTAGTCACCAGGTCCGGATCTCCACCAGCATCGGCCTGACCTACTACCGTGGCGAAGCCTGTGATCTGGAAGAACTGGTGCAGCAGGCCGATGCCGCCCTCTACATGGCGAAGCGCAGCGGCAAGAACACTTGGCGGCAATTTGCCGAACGCGGCAACTTGGAGACGCCCTGATCGCCAGCCGGCGTCCGGTACAGGGGGGCGACGCTGGGCCACAGCCCGACCATCGCCGGGGCCCCCAAGCCGCACGCGGCTTGGGGTGGCAGCGGGAGGGCGGCTCCAATAAGAGGTGGCCGTGCCACTTGACCGCAGGATTCGGCCAGCCGGGCAGGGGAAAGTACCGTTCAGACCAGCAACCTGCTAAACTAGGAGTGCATGGAACGCAAGCAGCACACCATCGCCATCCACCATCGTCATGCGAACGAAGAAGGCGTAGTGGACACTATTACCGAGTCCGTGCCGGTCGATGAGCTGGAATCGGGGCTGAAGCGCGCCAACCAGGTCCTGGCGAATAGCCAATGCCGCAACTGGGGCTGCCGCATCGAGTTGGACGATCAGGTCATTGTCTATACACTGGTGCGCGATAATAGCCCGCTGCCGGGACCGGTGCGCTTTTGCAAGCTGGATGCGCTGGCGCTGGCCAAAGAACGCAACGCCTCGTTGAGCTTTGAGACCACCTGGCGGGTCAACCGTGACCTTCAGCCGTCCAACCGCCCCGTGAACCGCCGCGCCCGCGGGCGCTAATTAATCGCGGGCACCCAGCGCGGCTGCGCCGCGCGGCCCGCTCTCTACGGCCGACAGCCCGCTGCGCCGGGGGCCCCTACGCCCCGGCTTCGCTTAAAGCAGTTTTAGCATCGCTGTAGCCCGTGTCAACCATACCGCATGCGGCTTTGACAACAGGAAAAGCCGCACGTACTCCGCCGGAGCAGGGTACACCGACGCTAAAACTGCTTTAGGACAATCCATTCACCGCCGAACCGTCGCAACCTGGGTCGAGAGGATGCGGTCCAGCAGCGGAAAATCCTTGCGCAGGTAAGCAGCGCCCTGCTGGGTGATCTTGTCCTGATTAGGGCCGTGGCCGCGCGGTGGGCCGTCACCGTAGCCGGCATAGAGGGCATCGACGACATCCATGCCGGAGATCACTTTGCCGAACGGGGCAAAGCCCATTTTGTCGAGCCGCGCGTTATTGCCGTAGTTGATGTAGACCTGCGTGGTGCGGGTGTTGGGGCCGCCGGTGGCGTAAGTAATCATGCCGCGCGTGTTGCTCTGGGTCACGGGATCGTCGGGGATATTGGCGTTGTTCCAGACGGCGGCAATTTTAGGCTCGGGGCTGATGCCCCACTGCACCACGAACTTCGGCACCACGCGAAAAAACGCGCAGTCATCATAGAAGCCGTGCCGCGCGAGGTAGTAGAAGCGGTCGGCGCCGCGCGGAGCCCAGGCGCGATGCACTTCGACCACAAACGCCCCGCGGGTGGTGCGGAAGGTGACGGTGTAGAGAGCGGGCGCGGCGTGCTCGGACTGCGGCACATGCAAGAGCGCATGTTGCGGCTGCAGGAAGCAGCCGGACAACATTAGCGTCAGGGCGAACGCGAGCGAAGCGCCGAACTTTTTCATGGTGCACATTATGGCATCATCGAGGAATGACAGGCACCAGTGCGATCCCCACGCTTGAGGAAACCCACGAAACTGTCCGGCTGCTGGAGCGCTCACGCGACGAGCTGGTCGCGCACTGCGCCGCGCTTTCGCCCACCGATTGGGCGCGCAGCGATGGTCCCGGCCGCTGGACGCAGGCAGGCATTCTGGAGCATCTGCTGATCGTCGAGCGCGGCATCCAAAAACGCATGGAGGCCATACTGGCCGGCCCGGCGGACCCCGATTGGGAGGCGCACACCACCGCCAAGGATGCCGTGGCCCCGGAAGTGGCCCAGGTTACCGAGCGCGTGATGGCGCCCGAACGGTTGCATCCAACGGGGAAGGCGGCACCGGCCGAATCGCTGGCCGCGTTTCAAGCAGCGCGGGCGCAGACGATTGCGCTGGCGCAGCAGCCGGGCGTGCCCTTCAAGCAATACACGTTCGAGCACCCGGCGCTGGGCCTGCTGAACGGCTTTCAGGTGCTGCGCGTGACGGCCTACCACACCCTGCGCCACCTTGGCCAAATGCGCGGATGTAGCGCCTGACCGCTTGCTATAATTAAGTCCGGCGTCGGGGCGTGGCTCAGCCTGGTAGAGCACCTGGTTCGGGACCAGGGGGTCGGAGGTTCAAATCCTCTCGCCCCGACCAACATTCCATAAAGGTTGCGGCGTTCCGCTGCCCTGCCCGCAAAAGCCGCTGTAGATGATTTTGTAGCTGTGGAAGCCTTCAGGCTCAACCATTCGCAGAATTCCCTGGTACCGCGATCAAACGTCGCAGTGAAGTTGGGGAGCGCTGGTGAGCTCGACAGCGTAGCGCCCGCACTTCATGTTTGGTGTAAGAGATTGAGGCGCTGCACCGTGAAGCCTATAGGGAATGCGTCGGTGTGCCGCCAAGCCTTTCAAGATCGGCGACACCTGGCGTTATAGCCCACGCGAGAAAATCTGTGGGAGGCAGGTTGCCCGATACAACCCGCAAGATCCCTTCGATGAACGCCGCATGCTCAATAAGGGTGATGTCTCTTGCGCCCGCAGCCTTTTTCTTTGACGACTCGTCGAAAGCAGGTTTCCCCAACGTTACGCGGCAGAACGCAGCCTCGTAATCGGCAGCCTTCTGCATCACCGCCCAAGCATCCTCCTTCTTGACCAGCGCCGGGTTGCGAGTGCTTGTCTTGCATTCGAGCAGAATCCTGAATTCTAGGTGCCGAATCATGATGTCCGGCACATTCCGCCGACTACCGTCGTCAAGTTGGTCAACGGTCCAATCCGTTGCCCGGCGCATAAGGGCGATGACCGCTTCTTCGTATGCAGTTCCAGTCGCGCGGTTGCATTCGTCAACGAGGGCACCCATGCCCATCTTCTCGGCCACATGCTGATGTTGAGCCTGAAGGCGATTTGTGCCGAGCCCGTCCGTGCCGCATATCGCCTCCACGAGGGCGTTTGCACGTTGTGCGCTCTGAAGCAAACGGGCAAGGAGATCAATAGGAGCCTCGAGTACCTTGTGAAAGGTCTCGATGCCTGCAGACAGCAGCGCCATTGCCCGCTGCCGCCCCAATCCCGGGACACGGTGGCGTTCAGAAACTCGAATGACGTCCAACGCCTCGGCAGGCGCCCCCCAACGGACCCGACGAGCCAACGCCGCGATCTGATTGCTTACCCCTTGAAGGCATCGGAGCTCGGGCGCGCAGGATATCTTGTGAACGCCATCTAGCACCCATGCAACATCGCCCGCCAAGCGATGAATGTTACCGGCCGAGACTGCAGTCGCCTGACTGATCTGCTTTTCCGGAATGCCCTCTTTGAAAAGTTGTATCGCGTGAGCACACTGCGCGAGCTTAGTATCAGTGTCGTCAATCGTCGCCCACGGTGCTGCGTGGTGCCAAAACCCGACCGAATCGTACAAGGTTCGGCGTGGAAACGGAAGGAACCGTGTCGCCAATTCTCCCTGAAACTCCTGACAAGCGCATGCGACATAAATGAGCCCGTCGCTTCGATCATCAAAAGAGCGCTCAAGCTCGGCTGCAGACGCACGCAGAATATTTACGAACGTAATGGCGCTGTCTGGCTGCAGTCCCGACTGTGCCACCGCTTTGCCCAACGGTGTAGCTGAAACCGCTCCGCCGCCGCGATCCACAACCAGCTGGTGATCAATGAGCCATCTCACCGCCTTGTCGATCATTCCCGGTAGACTTGTGAATCTCCCCGGTGTGCGCTGTGAATAGAGGAGTGTGGACTCAAAAAATGCAATCGCATCTGCCGCCGTCTGAACGATTCGCGATGCGAATATCGAAAGCAGGGTCTTACGGATACTGATATTCCCAAGCTGCGAAACGATGTTGTCGTCTTCAGGCCGAACAAGTACCTTTGCGTGCTCGAGCTCCACAGCATTCGTAGGGAGGAGCACCGCATAGCCATCCACGTGAATCCCAAGTCGGCCGGCACGCCCGGACATGTTACGGTAGTCGGTTCTTGAGAGGCGACCATCGCGATGCTGATATGTTATTTTCGGAAAAACGACCGTTCGGAACGGGAAATTGACTCCTGCGGCAAGTGTCGACGTCGCAAAGCAAACCTCAAAGTGGTTCTTCTTAAAGCCATCTTCGATGATCTGGCGCTCATGGGAGGAAAGATCGGCTGAATGGAACGCGACTCTGCGTTCGGCGCCAGTGCGCAGCAATGCCGAAGAATCCGTAGGCTCTGTGAAAAGATCCAACTGTTCCGCCACCGCAACGCCAGCTGCGGTTACTTGCCGCGATTCAGCAAACTCCCTCGCGAAATCGGTAGACTCTCGGCGAGTCTCGGTGAACACAAGAATGGGTCCGCGTCCCGAAGCAAGAATGCTGCGAACTACGGCGAATGTGTCTCGCAGCGCCGGGCCAGCAGCTATTTCCCGAACGTCAGCTTCACCAAACGTTGCACACCAGCGGCGAGTACCCATCCAAATTTCCTGGTGCAATGGGACGACTCGTTCCGTGCTTCGAATGACGTCACAGCCTAACCATTCAGCCAGTTCCTCGGGATTCGAGATTGTTGCCGTCAGCGCCACGAACTGCGCAGGAGCACGTTGGCGCAAGACGGTACATAACACTTCAATATCGGGGCCTCGCTTTTCTTCGCCGATGATTTGAAGTTCGTCAGCTACGATCAGAGAGCCCGCAGGCCGGATTTCGCCGGTCAGAAGGAGGCCGAGCGCTTTCTCGTAGGTCGCGACGAGCACCTGAGCATTTGCTGCGCCGTCAGACCTGTCGCCAGTGCTCAGGCCGACGGACGCAATTGGCCTCGCAGCCTTTTCGCCAAGCCGTGAATCAAAGTCGGCAAACTTCTGCTCCGCAAGCGCTCGGTGAGAGACGAGGTATACAGCCCTGTGACCCCGTCGAATCGCGGCCAGCAATGCCATCTCCGCTACAAGTGTCTTGCCGGAGGAGGTCGGCGAGCACACGACCATACTCTTCTCATCAAGAATTCCCGCTTCGACAGCTTCGCGCTGAATGTCGGTAAGCGACGTGATTCCCCACGCGACGAGGAACTCTCGAGCCCAGCCGTCAAGCCGTGCAGGGAAATCGTCTCTTGATGCTGCTTCTTGGCCTTTCACATGCATGCGCCTTGTGAGTCCTGCACCGTGCGGCCTTCGGAATTGCTTGTCCGAAAACTGACTGCAGCTTGCTCGCATTCTAGATTGTAGTGCACGGAATACGGCATTATGGCGTTGATAGGCCATGATGGGCACATGATGGGCAGCGGTCATCATCCTCGAGCAACCTCCGGCAGCAGATGAAATATGGCTGCATGGTGCGATACAGATCCCAATTTTCCTTTGCCTACGGAGCATCCAGCTACGCCTGGTGGCACACCTTGACACCGCAGCAGTGCACGACGATAATAGCCAATACCATCAAATAGTAGGACTATGGCGAAAGCGACAATCAAATCAAATAAGGGCGCGTTGATCACGATCGAAGGTACTGAAAGTGAGGTGTCGAGCATTCTCACAATGCTCGAGCGGAGCGCCACCGCGGGCCACGCTAAAGCGGCAATTGGCAAGGAGCAGGCCACAAAGAAGGATCAGAAAAAGCGAGCTGCCGCTTCGGACCTCGTCGTTGATCTCAAGGAAGAGGGATTTTTTGAAAAGCCGCGCGGCCTCGGCGACATTTCAAAGGCTCTCGAAGAGAAGGGTTATCTGTATCCCTTGACCACGCTGTCGGGCGTCGTTTTGGGTCTCGTTCAGCGCAGGCTGCTTGGAAGAAAAAAGGTCGATGGAAAGTGGGTCTATGGAAAATAGCCCACAATCGGAGCGCAGATGGCAAAAAAGCAAATGAAATTGACCGATGTTGTCACGAAGATCGTAGACACGTTGGAGCCGCTTTCTTCCGACGATCGGAAGAAGGTATTGAGGTCAGCTCTTGCATTGCTCGATGAAGCCGTCTCGGCATCGACTGGCGGTTCTGATGCCGAAGATGATTGGGGTGGCTCTGGTCCCGGCGAGCTTGGGCTTCGCGTAAAGAGTTGGATGAAGCAGAACCAGTTGACTTCTGCGCAAATCGCAGAGACGTTCCACCTTGAGGACGATGCGGCGCAGTTCATTGGCGAGGCGCAAGGGAAGAGCGCCAAAGAACAGACTTTTAACGCCTACATTCTCGCGGGGCTTGCCGCATTCCTTGTTTCCGGCGAAACAAAGTTCACGGAGAAGGATGCAGTCGAGCTGTGCAAGAAGCTGGGCTGCCACAACACCGCAAACCATGCCGCCTATTTGAAAAACCACGGCAATGAATTTACAGGAACCAAGGCGAAGGGGTGGACCCTGACGACCCCTGGGTTGCGGCGCGCTG
Protein-coding regions in this window:
- a CDS encoding sensor domain-containing diguanylate cyclase — protein: MRLRSASEWMAVSAGVLGTLVLVGYAMRSTVLAQLQPWHNATIVPGSAISLILGALALLFVKRWRTIFALLLLALNLEMLLEIAFGLNLRLKLAENYLWLQGPGVVPDRISLLVNIGFLLLGVAVLLLLWAPRRSAWVLRWLTWLVVAIGIASVLTPYLRLDLIYEFHALTRPAQLSGLGMLLLGLALWLACRDCRWNRPAAGYEQASRILSAATLALVVVLAVAAFSGLLMMRRLAERGAMDNLTLRRDERINYVRLLIQEAVARGRAYAQDAALVAAVQHPNGAMARLRPPQDFSSVTVYRGQRKLWEYGTPVQSPEASVPLPLSSPAKLLWEGEFFLRQRLPVMAPNQQNQVLGTVVIEQPRPLLGTIGMESAAFGSSGEVALCGLPSLDSATLACFPTRLRQQPYQRPDSDSGDGSAHPMALALAGKAGIVDTIDYRGVRVLAAYAPVPGMGLALMVKMDTQELYAPIRDEINILGPVLLLLAVLGIQLLRWRVQPVVSALVASRNQVASSEARFRAAAESGMDPFYIFETVRSAVTGGISNFRLIYANQPGETFAGIEPGRGEILGLASVPQLQATGDVLSKLQAVVMRRQHWVEEFAVPGRKTANGPQWLYLQAVPLGDGVAVTLRDISERKWEEDRLRVMAQTDALTGLANRDAFRKRLAHAMASSRRLRRQALLAVLYLDIDYFKDINDTYGHTFGDRILQAFAARLQRSVRSADTVARPGGDEFAILLENMESTQDAERVVAAIFAALEDPIHIGSHQVRISTSIGLTYYRGEACDLEELVQQADAALYMAKRSGKNTWRQFAERGNLETP
- a CDS encoding peptidylprolyl isomerase — protein: MLSGCFLQPQHALLHVPQSEHAAPALYTVTFRTTRGAFVVEVHRAWAPRGADRFYYLARHGFYDDCAFFRVVPKFVVQWGISPEPKIAAVWNNANIPDDPVTQSNTRGMITYATGGPNTRTTQVYINYGNNARLDKMGFAPFGKVISGMDVVDALYAGYGDGPPRGHGPNQDKITQQGAAYLRKDFPLLDRILSTQVATVRR
- a CDS encoding DinB family protein produces the protein MTGTSAIPTLEETHETVRLLERSRDELVAHCAALSPTDWARSDGPGRWTQAGILEHLLIVERGIQKRMEAILAGPADPDWEAHTTAKDAVAPEVAQVTERVMAPERLHPTGKAAPAESLAAFQAARAQTIALAQQPGVPFKQYTFEHPALGLLNGFQVLRVTAYHTLRHLGQMRGCSA
- a CDS encoding DEAD/DEAH box helicase, with translation MLRRQRKIGICIAPCSHISSAAGGCSRMMTAAHHVPIMAYQRHNAVFRALQSRMRASCSQFSDKQFRRPHGAGLTRRMHVKGQEAASRDDFPARLDGWAREFLVAWGITSLTDIQREAVEAGILDEKSMVVCSPTSSGKTLVAEMALLAAIRRGHRAVYLVSHRALAEQKFADFDSRLGEKAARPIASVGLSTGDRSDGAANAQVLVATYEKALGLLLTGEIRPAGSLIVADELQIIGEEKRGPDIEVLCTVLRQRAPAQFVALTATISNPEELAEWLGCDVIRSTERVVPLHQEIWMGTRRWCATFGEADVREIAAGPALRDTFAVVRSILASGRGPILVFTETRRESTDFAREFAESRQVTAAGVAVAEQLDLFTEPTDSSALLRTGAERRVAFHSADLSSHERQIIEDGFKKNHFEVCFATSTLAAGVNFPFRTVVFPKITYQHRDGRLSRTDYRNMSGRAGRLGIHVDGYAVLLPTNAVELEHAKVLVRPEDDNIVSQLGNISIRKTLLSIFASRIVQTAADAIAFFESTLLYSQRTPGRFTSLPGMIDKAVRWLIDHQLVVDRGGGAVSATPLGKAVAQSGLQPDSAITFVNILRASAAELERSFDDRSDGLIYVACACQEFQGELATRFLPFPRRTLYDSVGFWHHAAPWATIDDTDTKLAQCAHAIQLFKEGIPEKQISQATAVSAGNIHRLAGDVAWVLDGVHKISCAPELRCLQGVSNQIAALARRVRWGAPAEALDVIRVSERHRVPGLGRQRAMALLSAGIETFHKVLEAPIDLLARLLQSAQRANALVEAICGTDGLGTNRLQAQHQHVAEKMGMGALVDECNRATGTAYEEAVIALMRRATDWTVDQLDDGSRRNVPDIMIRHLEFRILLECKTSTRNPALVKKEDAWAVMQKAADYEAAFCRVTLGKPAFDESSKKKAAGARDITLIEHAAFIEGILRVVSGNLPPTDFLAWAITPGVADLERLGGTPTHSL